A single window of Providencia alcalifaciens DNA harbors:
- the tus gene encoding DNA replication terminus site-binding protein: MSKQQLISSFNLLESNINLLCQLLQAQKDVNAAVFSLPETLKGDENNEVNSIFVDKHTGHDAITQTIELFKLLFIHKKSELVSNKTAIRLPGAICLAPSYAEYKQFQQLISDINRLKIDIKQIVTNVDEAHRFEFIRESLHGLLTLNTYRTLTSVVDPDTIRFGWANKKVINKVTQEEMLNRLQASLESGRTPAHLQREHWQLQLETEIQLIRSLPHDCILKTQRPVKVQPIARVWDKETQKQTQYPCATPILVFAVDKALSDIKLGELADYHQDNIALRNRPKAKPVELLIPRLNLYIER, encoded by the coding sequence ATGTCCAAACAACAGTTAATTAGCTCATTCAATCTATTAGAGTCGAATATTAATCTGCTATGCCAATTGCTTCAGGCGCAAAAAGACGTCAATGCAGCTGTATTTAGTTTACCGGAAACCCTTAAAGGGGACGAAAACAATGAAGTCAATTCTATCTTTGTGGATAAACATACGGGACACGACGCAATCACCCAAACAATAGAGCTATTTAAGCTTTTGTTTATTCATAAAAAATCAGAATTGGTTAGCAATAAAACCGCGATACGTTTACCTGGAGCTATTTGTTTAGCCCCCTCTTATGCTGAATATAAACAATTTCAGCAGTTAATCTCCGATATCAACCGATTAAAAATAGACATTAAGCAGATAGTGACCAATGTTGATGAGGCTCATCGTTTTGAATTCATAAGAGAAAGTTTGCATGGGTTACTTACTCTGAATACCTATCGAACTCTCACCTCTGTTGTCGACCCTGATACCATTCGCTTTGGTTGGGCAAATAAGAAAGTGATCAACAAAGTGACTCAAGAAGAGATGCTCAACCGTTTACAAGCTAGTTTAGAAAGCGGAAGAACACCGGCTCATTTACAGCGCGAACACTGGCAATTGCAGTTAGAAACTGAGATCCAGTTAATTCGCTCCCTCCCCCATGATTGCATTCTAAAAACACAGCGACCGGTAAAAGTTCAACCAATCGCTCGAGTTTGGGACAAAGAAACACAGAAACAGACTCAATATCCTTGCGCAACGCCAATATTGGTTTTTGCTGTCGATAAAGCATTGAGTGATATAAAACTGGGAGAGTTGGCGGATTATCATCAAGATAATATCGCACTGCGTAATCGCCCAAAAGCAAAGCCAGTTGAATTACTGATACCGCGCTTAAATCTGTATATAGAGCGATAA
- the fumC gene encoding class II fumarate hydratase, giving the protein MAATRIEKDSMGPIEVPADHLWGAQTQRSLEHFRISVEKMPVALIHALAVTKKAAASVNMDLGLLPKDRGDAIIAAADEVLAGKHPTEFPLAIWQTGSGTQSNMNMNEVLANRGSEILGGQRGNDRLIHPNDDVNKSQSSNDVFPTAMHVAAVVAMREHLLPELKVLHKTLDAKAKEFKDIVKIGRTHLQDATPLTLGQEISGWAAMLAHNEKHIENAVPHVCELALGGTAVGTGLNTHPEYAVRVAKKIAELTGQPFVTSPNKFEALATCDALVHAHGALKGLAASLMKIANDVRWLASGPRCGIGEISIPENEPGSSIMPGKVNPTQCEALTMLCAQVMGNDVAVNIGGASGNFELNVFRPMVIDNFLQSIRLLADGMRSFNEHCAEGIEPNRERIEKLLHESLMLVTALNTHIGYDKSAEIAKKAHKEGLTLKESALKLNYLTEAQFDEWVRPEDMVGSMKS; this is encoded by the coding sequence ATGGCAGCCACTCGCATTGAAAAAGACTCAATGGGACCAATTGAAGTACCTGCTGACCACTTGTGGGGCGCGCAAACGCAGCGTTCTTTAGAACATTTCCGTATCTCTGTAGAGAAAATGCCTGTTGCTCTGATCCACGCATTAGCCGTCACTAAAAAAGCAGCTGCAAGCGTGAACATGGATTTAGGTTTACTGCCAAAAGATCGCGGTGATGCGATTATCGCTGCGGCAGACGAAGTCCTTGCTGGCAAGCATCCAACAGAATTCCCTCTCGCTATCTGGCAAACTGGTTCTGGTACTCAAAGTAACATGAACATGAATGAGGTACTTGCTAACCGTGGTAGCGAAATCCTCGGCGGACAGCGCGGTAACGACCGTCTGATCCACCCAAATGACGATGTTAACAAGAGCCAAAGCTCTAATGACGTCTTCCCAACAGCAATGCACGTAGCGGCCGTTGTCGCGATGCGTGAACATTTGCTGCCAGAACTGAAAGTTCTGCATAAAACCCTCGATGCGAAAGCAAAAGAATTCAAAGACATTGTTAAGATCGGTCGTACGCATTTACAAGATGCAACGCCATTAACATTGGGCCAGGAAATTTCAGGCTGGGCCGCGATGTTAGCCCACAATGAAAAACATATTGAAAATGCAGTACCGCATGTTTGCGAGCTTGCATTAGGTGGTACTGCTGTCGGTACAGGGTTAAATACTCACCCTGAATATGCGGTTCGTGTTGCGAAGAAAATTGCAGAGTTAACGGGTCAACCGTTTGTGACTTCACCGAATAAATTTGAAGCATTAGCAACGTGTGACGCATTAGTTCACGCACACGGTGCATTAAAAGGCTTAGCAGCTTCTTTAATGAAGATTGCTAACGATGTTAGGTGGTTAGCATCAGGTCCTCGTTGTGGTATCGGCGAAATCTCGATTCCTGAAAACGAACCAGGCAGCTCAATCATGCCCGGTAAAGTTAACCCAACTCAGTGTGAAGCGTTAACCATGCTGTGCGCTCAAGTGATGGGTAACGATGTGGCGGTGAACATTGGTGGTGCTTCGGGTAACTTTGAATTGAACGTATTCCGTCCAATGGTTATCGATAATTTCTTACAATCTATCCGCTTATTAGCTGATGGTATGCGTAGCTTCAACGAACACTGTGCGGAAGGTATCGAACCAAACCGTGAGCGTATTGAGAAATTACTGCACGAATCTCTGATGCTGGTAACTGCGCTAAATACCCATATCGGCTACGACAAATCAGCTGAAATTGCGAAAAAAGCGCACAAAGAAGGCCTGACTCTGAAAGAATCTGCTCTGAAATTGAACTACTTAACTGAAGCTCAATTTGATGAATGGGTTCGTCCAGAAGATATGGTTGGCAGCATGAAATCGTAA
- a CDS encoding lytic polysaccharide monooxygenase yields MKRILSLLLCYSVFALPHGYIEYPASRAYLCQVQTNKNCGAIQYEPQSVEGLKGFPQKGPEDGKIASAGIAAFSPIDVQLPFRWTRVLIEKPNFDLFWRLTKIHKTTKWEYFITRKDWNPSEPLTRSQFELTPFCKYEKVETPASLVQHNCRLPQNYQGYHVVLGVWTIDDTANAFYQVIDIEVDYKK; encoded by the coding sequence ATGAAAAGAATATTATCTTTATTACTCTGCTATAGCGTCTTTGCCCTGCCTCATGGCTATATCGAGTATCCCGCAAGCCGAGCCTACCTGTGTCAAGTACAAACCAATAAAAACTGTGGTGCTATTCAGTATGAACCTCAATCTGTAGAAGGGTTGAAAGGCTTCCCGCAAAAAGGCCCTGAGGACGGTAAAATTGCCAGTGCAGGTATTGCGGCTTTTTCGCCTATCGATGTTCAGCTGCCATTTCGTTGGACTCGAGTGTTAATAGAAAAACCTAATTTTGATTTGTTCTGGCGTTTAACAAAAATCCATAAAACAACTAAATGGGAATATTTTATTACACGAAAAGATTGGAACCCAAGTGAACCACTAACCCGATCGCAATTTGAATTAACACCATTTTGCAAATACGAAAAAGTAGAGACGCCGGCGAGTTTAGTACAACACAATTGCAGGCTCCCCCAAAATTATCAAGGCTACCATGTTGTTTTAGGTGTTTGGACCATAGATGATACGGCCAATGCATTTTATCAAGTTATTGATATAGAAGTAGATTATAAGAAATAA
- a CDS encoding MFS transporter: MEQQSNSLSTSQSLQGKQTKTLTNTDPKKHYIQRDDALYLRVTLSFFTVGFATFALLYFVQPILPMLSADFNISPATASLSLSLSTGLMALGLLITGPISDAIGRKNVMVISLTCAALFTLMSSIMESWQGILIARALVGLSLSGVAAVAMTYLSEEIHPSYVALSMGLYISGNSIGGMSGRLMTGVIADFYSWRVAVVILGSLALLAAIGFWRLLPPSQHFRASSLKPKNLWVNLHLHLRDTGLPWLFVEGFILMGGFVTMYNYIGYRLLESPYNFSQSIVGFLSVIYLTGTYSATKTGSLTQKHGFGRILIAAIAMMLIGVILTLHSNIWVILLGMTVLTAGFFAGHSVASSWVGRRAKRARGQASSLYLFSYYAGSSIAGTLGGFFWSAYGWNGVALFIAALLLAGVGIAYKLKTKC; this comes from the coding sequence ATGGAACAGCAGTCAAATAGCCTCTCAACGAGCCAATCTCTACAAGGAAAACAAACCAAAACCTTGACCAATACAGATCCGAAAAAACATTATATTCAACGGGACGATGCACTGTATTTGCGTGTAACTCTGTCATTCTTTACTGTGGGTTTTGCAACATTTGCGTTGCTGTACTTTGTACAACCTATTTTGCCAATGTTGTCAGCGGACTTTAATATTTCTCCGGCGACTGCCAGTTTATCACTCTCTTTAAGTACGGGATTGATGGCATTGGGGCTACTGATCACCGGCCCTATTTCCGATGCAATTGGTCGTAAAAATGTGATGGTCATTTCCCTGACTTGTGCTGCACTTTTTACATTAATGAGCTCAATAATGGAAAGTTGGCAAGGGATTTTGATCGCCCGTGCATTAGTGGGGTTATCTCTTAGCGGTGTAGCGGCCGTCGCCATGACCTATTTGAGCGAAGAAATTCATCCGAGCTATGTTGCTCTGTCAATGGGCTTATATATCAGTGGTAACTCTATTGGGGGAATGAGCGGACGTTTAATGACCGGGGTAATTGCCGACTTTTATTCATGGCGAGTTGCGGTTGTTATTTTAGGTTCATTGGCATTGTTGGCGGCGATTGGATTTTGGCGTTTATTACCACCGTCCCAACACTTTCGTGCAAGCTCTCTTAAACCTAAAAACCTTTGGGTTAACTTACATTTACACCTACGTGATACGGGGTTGCCCTGGTTATTTGTTGAGGGTTTCATCTTGATGGGCGGTTTCGTCACCATGTATAACTACATTGGATACCGCTTACTTGAATCGCCTTATAATTTTAGTCAGTCTATAGTGGGATTTTTATCTGTTATTTATTTAACAGGAACTTACAGTGCGACTAAAACAGGGAGCTTAACCCAGAAACATGGCTTTGGGCGAATTTTAATTGCTGCCATTGCGATGATGTTAATCGGCGTCATTTTGACGTTACACAGCAATATTTGGGTCATTTTACTAGGCATGACAGTATTGACCGCAGGATTCTTCGCCGGTCATTCCGTTGCAAGTAGCTGGGTCGGACGCCGCGCTAAAAGGGCAAGAGGACAAGCATCTTCACTCTATTTGTTTAGCTACTATGCGGGTTCCAGTATTGCCGGTACATTGGGCGGCTTTTTCTGGTCGGCATATGGTTGGAATGGCGTGGCGTTATTTATTGCGGCTCTTCTACTGGCAGGTGTAGGTATCGCTTATAAGTTAAAAACAAAATGTTAG
- a CDS encoding LysR family transcriptional regulator: MNIELRHLRYFIAVAEELHFGRAAERLHMSQPPLSLQIQALEEMVNAKLLERNNRNVALTPAGTMFLKEAYQILGQVDAAATKAARMEKGELGELSIGFTSTTPFMHKVTMSLRQYREAYPDVSIHMHQMNTKQQIPPLVTGRIDIGIMRNTILPEQLDYQLLFREPFMVAVYEGHPLLAFEESGIDIKQLAAYPLVFFEREVGTALYDEINQLLASKGVVPTISQEAGEAMTILGLVSAGMGISIITESFTRMKIDGVRYLKLANIQATSEVWLVYNTRRTPPAAAKKLTELLLHNIVGI; the protein is encoded by the coding sequence ATGAATATAGAATTACGCCACCTACGTTATTTTATTGCTGTTGCCGAAGAGTTACATTTTGGGCGTGCGGCTGAGCGCTTGCACATGTCTCAACCGCCATTAAGCCTGCAAATTCAAGCTCTTGAAGAAATGGTTAATGCTAAATTATTAGAACGCAATAACCGCAATGTCGCCTTAACCCCAGCTGGTACCATGTTTCTAAAAGAAGCTTACCAAATTTTAGGGCAGGTCGACGCTGCAGCGACCAAGGCGGCTCGGATGGAAAAAGGGGAACTTGGTGAACTGTCTATTGGTTTTACGTCAACAACGCCATTTATGCACAAAGTCACCATGAGCCTGCGCCAATACCGAGAAGCGTACCCCGATGTTTCTATTCATATGCATCAAATGAATACGAAGCAGCAAATCCCGCCTTTAGTGACCGGGCGCATAGACATTGGCATCATGCGCAATACAATATTACCTGAACAATTGGACTATCAATTATTATTTAGAGAGCCTTTCATGGTTGCGGTTTATGAAGGGCATCCTTTACTGGCTTTCGAAGAAAGTGGCATCGATATTAAGCAGCTTGCGGCTTATCCGTTAGTTTTCTTTGAGCGAGAAGTGGGAACGGCACTATATGATGAGATCAATCAATTATTAGCCTCCAAAGGGGTGGTTCCTACGATTTCCCAAGAAGCAGGCGAAGCTATGACCATTCTAGGCTTAGTTTCTGCTGGAATGGGAATTTCTATCATCACCGAATCCTTTACACGAATGAAGATTGACGGCGTGAGGTATCTAAAACTCGCGAATATTCAAGCTACTTCAGAAGTCTGGTTGGTCTACAATACGCGACGAACGCCACCTGCTGCGGCTAAAAAACTGACTGAGTTACTGCTGCATAATATTGTGGGTATATAG